Within Burkholderia diffusa, the genomic segment ACCGCGGCGCTCGTGTTCGTCGTGCCGGCGCTGTCGTCGATCGGCGAGCTGATGGCGCTCGTGTTCGCCGGCGCATGGCTGTCCGCGTGGGTCGCATTCGGTTCGCCGCGCATCGCGTACGCGGGCTTCCAGGTCGCGTTCGCGTTCTTCCTGTGCGTGATCCAGGGCGCAGGCCCGGGCTTCGACCTGACGCTCGCGCGCGACCGCGCGATCGGCATCCTGCTCGGCAACATCGTCGTGTATCTCGTGTTCACGCGCATCTGGCCGGTCAGCATCGGCAAGCAGATCGACGTCGCGCTCGCCGCGCTGCGCGACCAGTGGCGCCGTATCGCGCAGGTCGCGCAGCCGGCCGAACGCCGCACGCTCGCCGCAGAAGCCTTTGCGCGCCACGGCGCGATCGCGCAGGAGCTCGGGCTGATCCATTACGAACCGTCCTGGGTCCGCCCGGCCGCCACGTGGCTCGCGACCCGGCGGCGCGCACTTGCGGAATTCGGCGCGCTCGAAGGCCCGCTGTTCCTGCTCGCCGAACGCACGCCGGGCGATGCGGCGATCGATGCGCGGCTCGCCCGCGTGGTCGAGCCGCACGATGGCGAGCCGGTTGCCGACGCCGCTTCGACGCCACCATCGTCGACTGCAGGCGCAGCGACCGTACCGGCCGTCACCCCCACCGATCCTGCACGCGACGCGCTGCTGAACCTGATCGACACGCGGCTCGCGCACATTGCCGAAGCCGCGCGTCAAGCCACACCGAAGGAGCCTGCCCCTCATGCGCGTCCCTGAACCGCCGGCCGCGTCGATCGCCGCCGCCGCGCTCGCGACCGCGATCGCGCTGACCGGTTGCGCCACGTCCTCGGTCGACCTCGCGCCAGAGGCGCCCGATCGTCCGTGGCAGCCGCAAACGTCGGCCGCCGGCGACATCGTGCCGGCCCCGCCGCTTGCGTCCGCGCAGCGCGCGCCGCACGACTACACGTTGCCGGCCTCGCCCGCGCTCGCGTCGGTGTCGCCGCCCGCCGCGCTCGATGCCACGCATCCGTACACGCTGCCCGAGTTGATCGATCTCGCCGAATCGACGAATCCGCTGACCCGCATCGCCTGGAACGACGCGCGCAACGCGGCGCTCGTGGTCGGCATCGCGAAGGCCGCGTACCTGCCGAACCTGTCTGCGACCGCGATGGGCGCATATCAGGCGAAGCACGGCTCGACGTCGACGATCCTCGGCGACTCGTCGAGCAACACGACCGCGCACGGCACGATCTCGGCGCTGTCGCTGCAATGGTTGCTGTTCGATTTCGGTGGCCGTGCGGCGCGTGTCGAGGCGGCCGAGCAGGCGTCCGTCGCGTCGAATGTCGCGTTCACGGCCGTGCACCAGCAGGTGATTCACGACGTGACCGTCGCGTACTACCGGTACGAAGCCGCCCGCTCGCGCGCGGCCAGCGCGCGGCAGGGCCTGGCGAACGCCGACGCGATCCTCGCGGCGTCGCGCGCGCGGCTCAGGCAAGGCGTCGGCACCGTCGTCGAACTCGCGCAGGCGACGCAGAATCGCGCGCAGGCGAATCTTGCACTCGTGCAGGCGAACGGCGCGGAAAGCGACGGCTACCTCGCGCTCGTCTCCGCACTGGGCATCTCGCCGCTGTCGAAGCCGTCGATCGCCCCGCTGCCCAAGCGCCCGCTGCCGCCCGCGCTCGCTTCGTCGGTGGACGCGATCGTGTCGGACGCGATCGCGCGCCGCCCCGACCTGCAGGGCGCGTATGCGCTCGAGCAAGCCAACCGCGCGAAGATCAAGGCCGCGGAAGCCGCGTTCATGCCGAAAATTTTCCTGTCGGCGTCGACGTCCTATGCCAGCGGCGGCACGGCGATCACCGCGCTGCCCGCGATCGGCGACCAGGCGGCGACCGTGAACCTGAACGGCAGCCGCTACGGCGGCGGCGTGTTCGTCGGCGTGACGATCCCGTTGTACGACGGCGGCTTGCGCTCGGCGGTGCTGATGCAGGCGCGCAACGATGCGCAAAGCGCATCCGCACGCCTCACGCGGACCAAGGAGGAAGCCGTCCGCCAGGTCGTGGCCGCGCAGAACGCGGTGCAGACGAGCCTCGCGTCGCACGACGCGGCGACGGCGCTCGTCGATGCCGCACAGACGAGCTACGACGCGGCGCTCACCGCATACCGCAACGGCGTCGGCTCGGTCACCGATGCGACGATCGCGCAAAGCCAGCTGCTCGCGGCCCGCAACGCGGAAGTCGACAGCTACGCGGGCGCGCTGTCGGCCGCCGCTGCGCTCGCGCTCGCGACAGGGACGATCGGCGCGTCGCAGTAACCGTCGCGGCGTCGCGCACCGACCGTTCGCGGCCGGCAACCGGACGGGTTGACGCCTGCGCGGGCGGCCCACTAGAATGCCGCCCATTCTTCCTTCAGGAACCATCGTGGACAGTTGCAGCACTCCGTTGCGTGCGCCGCTTGCCGCCTGAACGCCTGTCCGACGCAGTTCTCCTGCCGAGGCTCGCGTTCCGCGAGCCCGCACGCCCCCCGTTTCACACTGAATGACGCATTCGCGCGGTACAGTACCGCGCGATGACGGCCATCGTGCAGCGTTCGGCCTCGCGCCGCCGCGACGCGGGCCAGCATGCGCCCTTGGCACGGCAGGACAACCATGACTCTCGATTTCGCACTCCGTCTTTTCACTGCGTTCGCCTGCGGCGTCGCGATCGGCCTCGAACGCCAGATGCGGCAACGCACGGCGGGCCTGCGCACGATCACGCTCGTCGCGAGCGGCGCCTGCCTGTTCGTCACGCTCGGCGTGCTGACCGGCAACGGCGTGGCCGGTGTCACGCAGATCGCCGCTTACGTCGTGTCGGGCGTCGGCTTTCTCGGCGGCGGCGTGATCATGCGCGACAAGGGCTCGATCCAGGGCATCAACACGGCCGCGACGCTGTGGTGCTCGGCCGCCGTCGGCGTGCTGGCCGGCTCCGGCCATTACGTGCCGGCGCTCGCCGGCACGGGCGTCGTGTTGCTCACCAACACGGTGCTGCGCGGCGTCAGCCAGGCGATCAACGCGACCCCCGTGTCGAATGCCGACCTCGTGCGCGAATACCAGATCACCGTGATCTGCCTGGCCGCGGATGAAGTACACATCCGCACGCTCCTGTCGAACTCGATGTACGCGAAACCGCTGTCGTTCCAGAGCCTGACGAGCGAGGACGTGCCCGAGCAGCCGGACCGCCTGAAGGTGACCGCGACGCTGAAGCTGCACCCGAAGGATCAGCAGAAGCTCGAGCAGATCGCGAGCCGGATGAGCATGGAGAAAAGCATTTCCAGCGTGAGCTGGACCGCCCGGGAAGCCGAGCCGATGATGGAATGAGCGACGGCGGCCGGCGCGGCACGATCGCCCCGCCGTCAGCGCCGGATCAGGGTGTATCGATGAGTCCCGCCGCGATCGCCTTCACGACCGCCTGGACCTTGTTGGTCGCGCCGAGCTTCTCGAGGATGTTGTTCACGTGGAAGTTGACCGTGCGCTCCGAGATGCTGAGAATCTGGCCGATCTCGCACGCGGTCTTGCCTTCGGCCGTCCAGCACATCACCTCGCGCTCGCGCGCGGTCAGCGTGACGCTC encodes:
- a CDS encoding TolC family protein, giving the protein MRVPEPPAASIAAAALATAIALTGCATSSVDLAPEAPDRPWQPQTSAAGDIVPAPPLASAQRAPHDYTLPASPALASVSPPAALDATHPYTLPELIDLAESTNPLTRIAWNDARNAALVVGIAKAAYLPNLSATAMGAYQAKHGSTSTILGDSSSNTTAHGTISALSLQWLLFDFGGRAARVEAAEQASVASNVAFTAVHQQVIHDVTVAYYRYEAARSRAASARQGLANADAILAASRARLRQGVGTVVELAQATQNRAQANLALVQANGAESDGYLALVSALGISPLSKPSIAPLPKRPLPPALASSVDAIVSDAIARRPDLQGAYALEQANRAKIKAAEAAFMPKIFLSASTSYASGGTAITALPAIGDQAATVNLNGSRYGGGVFVGVTIPLYDGGLRSAVLMQARNDAQSASARLTRTKEEAVRQVVAAQNAVQTSLASHDAATALVDAAQTSYDAALTAYRNGVGSVTDATIAQSQLLAARNAEVDSYAGALSAAAALALATGTIGASQ
- a CDS encoding MgtC/SapB family protein, which gives rise to MTLDFALRLFTAFACGVAIGLERQMRQRTAGLRTITLVASGACLFVTLGVLTGNGVAGVTQIAAYVVSGVGFLGGGVIMRDKGSIQGINTAATLWCSAAVGVLAGSGHYVPALAGTGVVLLTNTVLRGVSQAINATPVSNADLVREYQITVICLAADEVHIRTLLSNSMYAKPLSFQSLTSEDVPEQPDRLKVTATLKLHPKDQQKLEQIASRMSMEKSISSVSWTAREAEPMME